Genomic window (Gasterosteus aculeatus chromosome 1, fGasAcu3.hap1.1, whole genome shotgun sequence):
AGCTACGACTCTGCCCACAGGTAAGTTATAGCACTTCCCTATGGTGTGGGTCTAGTACGCAGAACGATTAGAACGATGTTTCAGGATGgtctgtgttttcatgtcatTGAGCAAAGTTGCTAAGGAGAGAATATCCACACTGCTGTTGCTGTCATTGACTCCTGAGTAGTGTTTTTTAGTAGACATTAAACATACTCAAAGTCACAGTACAAATAATCACAAGACAACTGCAGGGCAGCCTATACCTCGTGACATTTCCATTTGCACACTGACGTGTGTTGCATTGTATTAACATGTACTGTGTGATATATCTTTATAAATTAAATAGATTTATTTTGGTAAATCCATGAAACGTTTTAACTTGCACCAGGTTTCAGCTCATGCATTGGCCACATGAAAATACTGAGTGTCCCTAACAGTTCATTCGGGGGTACATGCAGTGTATCTACGCGTTAAAGAGTAGTCTGGTATGAAGACGAGCCttcctctgagctgctgttcagTAACGGCTGTCTCTCTCCGTAGCTCGgcaccctcttcttcctctggttACGCTTCCACTTCCTTCTTGCGGAAATAACCACAGCGGCGAAGATTGCGGCAATCAACACCCCGAGGATCCCGGCTCCCAGGAGCCATTTCCAGATCTGCTGGGCCTGCTGGAGGTAAGGTGTCAGGAACTCCTGGACAAACCTCTGGCCTGTAGTGGTGATAGGATGTTAATCATATTTTATAAATGGTGACTTATAAAATAATTCAGATTCGTTGAGAATATTTTGAAAAGTGGCTATTTTCTATAAGTGAGTGACTTTGTAACTTTGTCACtaaaatgctgagaaaacgtattAACAAGGTGTGCATAACCATCTAATATTTTGTGCTTTCAattgccatctagtggtgaaatatattaatttataaaaacatttataatttaGTAATTTCTTTAACATTATTTCAACAGCCACAACAGTCATGACTCAATATTGTAATTACTACTTCACCACATGTGGAACTTAAAAGTAGGAAATGCAATATTAATGTTATATTCCAAAACGTGTGTATATGTAGAAGAAACACTTGTAGAAACAATCTTTTGCTGGGCTTGTTCGTCATTGTGTACTGACCAGGGTCCAGCAGGTAGGCATACTCGAATCCTAGAGCCTTGTCGGTCAGGAAGTAGTCTCCGTTCCTGTAGAGAGGCAGGAAGGGCACCATGTAGTGACCATCATTGTGGCCAATGGGAGCATTGGTTTGTGGGTAGTTGGTCCGGACAGGCTGGTGTGCTCTGAGCCAGCGCTCAAAGATgctgaagaagagaaagaaggaacAGTGGAGATCAACAGGAGGAAATAGAGGTGGAGGTGCAGGGGGGATAAAGATGACTTTTCTCttaatgtattttcttctcgtacctcctccctccctctcatttcTAACACATGAATATTTCATCATTGTTACAAATAAACACGACGTGTGCTCTCGTGTCATTGGTCGACCAGTCGGTTCGCTTGGTCGTACCTGTCAATGAAGGCGTGGTGCAGCAGGAATATGGGGTCGTTGGCTGAACCCTGCACGGAGGACATGGAGCCGTTCATGAAGACATGCAAGGCGTTGTGCATGGTGCTCTGGCCCTGCACTGCCATACCTGAGGTCGGACTGGCGaaacctgcaggaggagagaaaagtgcCCACTTGTGTTTCGAGTGGTCATTCGCACTTTGTGTCAGTCTTGATACGACTAAGACGGACAAACTGTCAAACAAACGGACGGAAAAATGGACAGAAAATTGATTTACTCAGTTTTAGTAGGAAGAATGTTTGTTGCTTGTCTTGTGAATACACACATATGAGTGTATGTCTTACAGTGTAGACAATGTGGGACAAAACACATTAGCCAGATTAGACAGTTGATTCAGTTTCGGTTCAATGGTTaataaaatggtaaatggtgtgtgtgtgtgtgtgtgtttcaaccCCCCGTACCCTCTATGACGTTTCTAAAGCTCATATTGGCAAATCGGTCCATGGGTCCCGTCTCGTACTGGGGGAGGCCCACAGTGAAGTCCACATCTGCTGTTGTGGGGAGTCTCGGCGTGCGGTTGGTATCATGGTTGCCGGGGTTACGCAACAGTGGACCCTCCCCGGTGGCGTTACACAACGCCTCTCGGCTGTTGTACTCGTCTGGCTGGGTGCAGATCACCTACACGCAcgcccgcgcgcacacacacacagaaacaaatacTTTTTTGAGATACTGCCGTTAAAGAGCTCCACACATCATTGAAGAGCAAGAACTATAGTGCCGAGTTTACAGATTTCTCTGAATAAAGTCTGTGTAAATAAAAAGCCTCTCAGGCAGGATTTTCACACTGATCCTTTTTGCTGACTGGACCAAGACTTCTGTGTTTCAAAACAATCCATCCATTTCTTTGGATTAAACCAGCTTTGGAACAACAGATATGCGgaattaaatgtaaatgtaaaaatccTTTCTTTGTTTCGAGGGAAAAGGAATTTTGAGTCTTTTATTAGTAATTAACATtagtaaaaaacattttgtttttgctcacagacacactcactgagagccagagagagaaatgtcttTACCTTCCATGAGGAGAAGACTGAAGCAGGGCTGATGAGGTTGGGATTGAGGGGGCTGCGTCCGCCCATCAGAGCATCGGTGCACACCTCACAAGACTCTGCATCCCTCCAGTCCCAGTATGGgatggtgaagttaaaatctCCCGTCAGCTTCCTTATCTCATTCTCCCAGTGAAGCAGGTAGACCCGGTGCCACGGCAGAAATGCACCGGATTCGTGTGCAAAGTCGATGTTTGTCCATACGTTCCCTGGCCCTCCCAGGAAGGCGTCCCGGGACACGTAGTAGTGCATCCAGACAAACAGGTCATAGGTGTTGATGTCGGAGAACATGGGGTTCTCGCCATTCTCACCCATCTCTGCTCTTGTTGCCGTGGCGATCACATAGTCACGGCTGACGGTGTTCTTGGCCAGGTTCAAATAGGAGACAAACTTCTGTTGCTCAGCGGGCAGCATGCTCAGGATGTTCCTGCGCACCGACTCCCTGTACTCAGCACAGTTTGAGCCCCAGTAACCAAACCGGCATTCGCCACAGTTAAAACCTCCGTAGTTTCCAGCACAACGACATGTCCGGTTGAAGAAAGCTAAAGGCCAGCGCTCTCTGTCATCTATCCCGCTGTGCGGGTACTGGGGCCCGTGGGGCTCCTCTGAGACCTCCACCTCAGCGCAAAAACCCCGGCCCGACAGGGCCCCGCAGGCTGAGCCGTCACCGTCCCACACCGGGCAACACTCCTTGGTCCGGAGTCCGACTGAGTTGGCACACGGTCGAGGGAACTGGCATAAAGAGGTCCCaatgagctgcagcagaaccACAGAGGCGTACGAGCTCCACATGGTGAAAGTCAGACAGTGTAAAAGGCGGACACGACCGTATCCGATGCACCTCACaggctgcagctgcagaaaaaaatCTTCGGGTACCTGTATTTATACAATAGACCAATTACTACCGTGCTCGCTTGCAGTTTGCAGGTTTTTGAAACGTGGTGCCCCTCTATGCTACAAACCAACCCTCAGCCAAAGCTCCGTCCTCCTCGCTCCTACACCAGGAGTCCAGTTCTCTTGCCACTCATTGAGCTGTTTTAGGGGGCCGTCCTCTGGCAAAGTGTGTGTTCTCATTGTGATCTCAGGCACTCTGGCGGGGGCTAGACACACATAaacccctgcacacacacacacacacttagactcAAGAATGTGCACTCACACTATCACATGCTAAGGATAATATTCATGATTCCGCTTACATTTTGTCTTAAGACCAGCCGGCCCCTGATCCACTATACCTCAGGCAGAACCTcgtgtggtgtttgtgtgtgtgcgcacgacCCTCCACCCTCGGCAAAGACTGGGCCGGAGTTTGTGTTTGATATGTGAAACTGAGATctggaaaagaaagagaaaatgtatgAATGAGAATCTAGCAATGTGGTCTCAGAAGTGACCTTCTGCAGGTTTTCAGTCAAGCTAAACTCCACGTTAGTTTCTCCTTTGgttgattattatttttcaaataaagagATACATATTTCTTATTGTATTAAGTTGTGTGAGGCCACGTGAAACATATCAAGGTCAAACGTTTTTGGAGCTCATTCCATTTGGAGGAGCATGGATTTCTATTCTAAAGAATATCTTTTAATCCGACAGTTTATGTACATCGCTGTGAGAACAGAATAGAAGAGAAGCAGTTTGTTATTGTAGAAAATCCAACATTGACCTTCAGTTTGTTTGTCAGTTGTCTTAAAAGTGAGCCAGATTATCAAGTATTTACAGCACTCTATAATTCTCAATATAACTTGTAAGGTATATCTGTGTGAATAACAACGATGTAGATGAACAtctgcaaataataataataaaaataataataacagtaatgTACTGTAGATCTAAGCACAGCTGTAAAACGAGCAAAATGTACAAAGAATGCAACACTACAGAGAATATttgaatgcaataaaacatggaAGTAGCTTACATGTAAAGCTTAAAGTTACAGTATTGACTGTATTCATGAGTTAATAGGTCTATGCATGCTTTGATTTCAAGAGCCTTTTAAATATGGgctacactctaaaaaatgtcaccgtaaatttacGGTATTTTATTGGCAGCAAGGACACCAGGAATTTACTATTATTTTACgatataataccgtaaatggtttttacactatgttactgtaaaatggattactctatgttaccgtaaacttgaacgaattttactgtgaattaactgcaatttactggcagtcgacgctagtaacttacggTTTtgtttacagtgccctaccgtaattgacggtatgttgttgtatattggattacagtttcttaccatacgattactttttttgtgttataaatgccagaatgttaccgtttacttataaccgtatacttttgcatttaattcctcacaaattaaagaaagacaaccaaactcatttcggtcatagtggttggagtttaatagatgcctttaagacaaaagtgttcggcatttgtaaccaatATCAAagcataaaatatgccgcatgtatacagtaataaaaaatgaatcataaaatcattaggaacaaggtaaactaactgcaacaatatggaacactttcaattgatccttaatccagtgcctctgtaaaacaaaccaaaattaaatatttagaaacactgtcattggtaaaatattaaaataacaaagttgaggaagacaacaagatgtaaggaaggagaatgttaatcatgctaggcaaataacacttaccaacgttacttggacagacgaggcaatgagaaactcctccgatgttgaactgcacaggtgttctggatgaactgagattacgcgtctgacgtcacgttcaggagcagtcggtcacgattaacactcaaatgacttttaggcaatgaacactttgaataatacaaatatttataatctttacattccggccactgaaacgacagcgaaggcggcgcagCAGCTGCACgcgtgctgtgcagcacaacgttggcggtttgaatcctggctgctccctgtgccaagttgaagtgtccctgagcaagacacctaacccccaattactccacataaaatgatgtcaaaccatgggcgttttggataaaagtgacagctgcatgtatagtaatgtcctgtaagtgaAAGTCATCATCGCATCTCATGAGATACtttctcattatgatgacttacaggacctgtttttcagtgactgacatgggcttccatacattacctacaacagatgtagatggattgtgattcactgcacctGTATGTGtagttccaccacttcataaaatatatgcaacatgcagttgaattacggtagtctgctattgtaaattgacagctttaactgtttattcatgacatcggccgttaatttacaagcaagggatggaaatttaactgtacgttatagttattatgacatactgtaagataccatTAGAAAttcaccgtaaatttacagaaatttgttacagtgtacgTGAGTTGTGTTCTCATAGCGTGACGAGCACGACCCAAGACCCGATCTTTAATACGTGGAAACTAAGAGCAAGACAGACTGTGGGACTTTCTTCTCCCTCAGTGTGCACTGGCTCCTCTGATTCCTCAGACTATCGTGGTCTAGCGCCGGGCCCGGGGCAGCAAGTCACCCGCCCCAAACCTCGGGATCACAAGCCGGTCACATGCTGCTGTTGCCAGGCACGGGGAGCAGCTTATCCAGCTGCAGGAACGCAGTAGTACGCACATGAATGACCATCACAGGATAAACCTGTCTGTAGGGGTTCGCTGACAAGTGagccaacagtgtgtgtgtgtgtgtgtgtgagagagagagcgtccTTTTCTTTGAATTTACTGAGAATTGCCCGTTCTTTAAAGCTCTCAGGTTACAGAAGTTCATACCACCAACTACAGAATATTTAACAACCACGTGACATGAAGTAAAGCTTTCTCATAATGATCATATTATTTTGTCCCAACCAGACACAAGAGGGCAGCATGAGCCGTTTGTTGCCATTAAAACCGAGGAACAGTCTGGATTTTAGGATCCTCCTCACCAATTAAGTAATTACACTGGAAGGTCATGTGGCTTTTTTCAGTTCACAAAGATTATTCATATGAAAAGACCTGCAAAGGACAACTTCAAGGGGAGACCCAGATCACACCTCGCTCCCCCAGAAGATAGTTTTATTGTCTGATCAAATCTGATTTTCAATCCACGCTTACAACAGTCTGGAGATGTTTTTTGAAGAAAACATGATTTATTATCAATATATTTATCAGTTGAAtggcagtttgtgtgtgtgtgtgtttagtggaggaaataaatcaatgtgTTTGTGGCTCAGTCAATCAAAAGATGGTCAGTTTGTATGAGCTAATGACCTGTGAATCTGATCTGTGACAGAAAGTGAGGAAGGCAGTGAGATGTAAAATGATTATTCGTCAAGCAACCGAGAATCTGTACTGCAGCTTTTTTTATTCGTCTGTTGAATATTGAACACATTTCTTATGGGCTGAATTTTACTCATTCCAGTTTCTCAAACGTGAATGtttattcttcttttgtttattttcctttacaGTAAACTAATCAGACAACTCAACAGCCATCACCGTGGGTTGTGCATTAGCATTCATTCTTAATAAATTAAGGTAACCTTAATCAATCAATGAATAATAGTTGTCAGTTACAGCCCAATGATGGATCTTTCTGTATTAATAAGAGTGGCTCCCTTTTATTTGGGACGTTTCTCATATCATCTCTGCAAGGTGCATTTCCCAGTTTGTGTGCTATCTCTATTTTCAGGTTTCCTCGACAACATGACAGCTTGTCAACCTGTGCTGACAGTTAACAATCGAGAACGAGGCTGCTTTTAGTTTGTATCCACCCAGACTCTGGATCAGACTCTGGATCAGCCTGCCAGTGGATCTGAGGACACGTGCCCTTTATTAAAGCGCTTTGAAAACATATTCTTTCTCTCAAAATGTTCTAAATACACAATCGTTACGGGGTTACATGTTATCATCATGCTATACTTCATGCTAAACCCCGGTGAGGTTCTCTTTTGAGGATGATTCATAACTAGTTTTATAAATAGGTATAAatcaagacttttttttccacgtGATTACATTGTGTTTTATCTAGTTTTAACTAGTGGAGTAGAGTGGCAAAACTGTTGAAGTAGGTGGACAAACCTGCCTTTGCCATCATGACATTGTTAAAATGTAGCTAAAATGTAAATCATGAACTCCGTTTAGTAAGTGTCAATACCTGATGATGACAAGTGAAACACAGACAAGATGATGAAGGTTATTAGCAATGAATGGCGGAGCTTAGATGTTTACCACATGTCACAATCGAGATGTTTAGttcaattaaaacaaacaaatgacaatATCCCAGTATTTACATGTTCACTGACGCAGGAATCACATTACACGGGAGAGAATGTTTCATAACGGATGTCCTCATTTCTGTGTTGGCATTATTTGTTCTCTATTTGTCCTACTTAGTGTAGGAGTATCACCGACAACTGACAACCCTGTAATTCATCTACGTGTCCATGGCAACCATAGGTATCCACTGTTATTTAGAAATGCCATTGAATAATTGATTTACCGACTGTGACACTAACTGGATGATTTATCGGACCGTCCAATCCAATTCTTCAATCAAGCTCATGTTTCAatattgaattacattttgacGCAAATTTGCATCAATCACGTTTCAAGTTTCCTTCTGTAGCATCAAAGAGTGgaatatgtgtgtgcgcgcgtgtgtgtgtgtgtgtgtatgtgtgtgtgtttctgtgtgtgagagagcgggggagagcgagcgagcgattGACTTGATTGGCTGCCTATTGTACTACAGCAGTGAACGGTTGCCATGGAAATGAGATGACAGATTATTCgggtatttcatttattttaaatctctCTATTCAGAAAATCAAAGGCATGTTGTAAAGCGACAGCTGACAGAAACTGGGTCGGAGTCTTCATGCATTGTTGATGTCTATGCAAGTGATCAACAAACTATTTACATGTGCATGGAGATACTCTGATAGACAATAGTAGTAACATATGTGTATGTAAGAGATCTATAACAACTCA
Coding sequences:
- the tyr gene encoding tyrosinase, whose protein sequence is MWSSYASVVLLQLIGTSLCQFPRPCANSVGLRTKECCPVWDGDGSACGALSGRGFCAEVEVSEEPHGPQYPHSGIDDRERWPLAFFNRTCRCAGNYGGFNCGECRFGYWGSNCAEYRESVRRNILSMLPAEQQKFVSYLNLAKNTVSRDYVIATATRAEMGENGENPMFSDINTYDLFVWMHYYVSRDAFLGGPGNVWTNIDFAHESGAFLPWHRVYLLHWENEIRKLTGDFNFTIPYWDWRDAESCEVCTDALMGGRSPLNPNLISPASVFSSWKVICTQPDEYNSREALCNATGEGPLLRNPGNHDTNRTPRLPTTADVDFTVGLPQYETGPMDRFANMSFRNVIEGFASPTSGMAVQGQSTMHNALHVFMNGSMSSVQGSANDPIFLLHHAFIDSIFERWLRAHQPVRTNYPQTNAPIGHNDGHYMVPFLPLYRNGDYFLTDKALGFEYAYLLDPGQRFVQEFLTPYLQQAQQIWKWLLGAGILGVLIAAIFAAVVISARRKWKRNQRKKRVPSYGERQPLLNSSSEEGSSSYQTTL